A single region of the Duganella sp. BuS-21 genome encodes:
- a CDS encoding esterase-like activity of phytase family protein, translated as MKKFSLVSLAVFSVLAGCGGSDSAPEVVKTPMTGVFLDGAVENLDYVAGTAAKASTSAKGEFTCYAGDTVSFSVGGIALGSAACAATITPLQLAGVTDVKDSKVVNRLLALQLLDDDSDPSNGIKLNADVKTALATKTADFNTAADVFNTALGANLAAAGAKYAARSVDDSRRALVREHFEDTLASKVGTPVNETFNQTTPLGAVSVTVTRYQVQAAASYYIPYEGTNAKVKEDFPQGFLPSYGSSIAFKGTNANGDLEFYGLTDRGPNGDGPNLPALTGTGVIGAKIFPSPSFAPAFGVITVGKSGAVLASSTPIKASATVKASGLAVPPGAVGNSAEVPVMDAMKYDANSKATFDANGIDTEAIVVDKNRNVLWVSDEYGPFIVKIDPATGVILNKYAPGTGLPEIFLKRRANRGMEGLALDTTSDKLHGFLQSPLSDGSAPYSVTGKSEQIERFARFTRWTEFDPTTGKAGKMYAYPLDGADYQDGRTGNAKLGDVVALGNGKFIVIEQGAAPSGKVFNKLMLIEIGSATDISATAFNAASSDLEKSSMGGVAVNGADWKAVTTLKKTLLLDLNAIGWLAEKAEGLTIVDANTLALANDNDFGLKTKVFDANGKSVDDADVTKCNIDANGVIITSTAAGCNAANSIRVARGADSERPSRLWLIKFGKALTAF; from the coding sequence ATGAAAAAATTCTCCTTGGTGTCGCTCGCCGTATTTTCCGTCCTGGCCGGTTGCGGCGGTAGTGATAGCGCGCCCGAAGTGGTCAAGACGCCGATGACCGGTGTCTTCCTGGACGGCGCGGTGGAAAACCTGGACTATGTGGCCGGCACCGCCGCCAAGGCCAGCACCAGCGCCAAGGGCGAATTCACCTGCTATGCTGGCGACACCGTCAGCTTCAGCGTTGGCGGCATTGCACTGGGCAGCGCCGCTTGCGCCGCCACCATCACGCCGCTGCAGCTGGCCGGCGTCACCGACGTCAAGGACAGCAAAGTGGTCAACCGCCTGCTGGCCCTGCAACTGCTGGACGATGACAGCGATCCGTCGAACGGCATCAAGCTCAATGCCGACGTCAAAACCGCGCTGGCCACCAAAACCGCCGACTTCAACACCGCCGCCGATGTCTTCAACACCGCCCTCGGCGCCAACCTTGCCGCTGCCGGCGCCAAGTACGCGGCCCGCAGCGTCGACGACAGCCGCCGCGCGCTGGTGCGCGAGCACTTCGAGGATACGCTGGCTTCCAAGGTCGGCACGCCGGTCAACGAAACCTTCAACCAGACCACGCCGCTGGGCGCTGTGTCGGTGACGGTGACGCGCTACCAGGTGCAGGCCGCCGCCAGCTATTACATTCCCTACGAAGGCACGAATGCCAAGGTGAAGGAAGATTTCCCGCAAGGTTTCCTGCCATCCTACGGTTCGTCGATCGCTTTCAAGGGCACCAATGCCAATGGCGACCTGGAGTTCTACGGCCTGACCGATCGCGGCCCGAACGGCGACGGCCCCAACCTGCCGGCGCTGACCGGCACCGGCGTCATCGGCGCCAAGATTTTCCCGTCGCCGAGCTTTGCGCCGGCGTTTGGCGTAATTACCGTCGGCAAATCCGGTGCGGTGTTGGCTTCGTCTACGCCGATCAAGGCCTCGGCCACGGTGAAAGCCAGCGGCCTGGCTGTGCCTCCTGGCGCGGTGGGTAATTCGGCTGAAGTGCCGGTGATGGATGCGATGAAATACGACGCCAACAGCAAGGCCACATTTGACGCCAACGGCATCGATACAGAAGCCATCGTCGTCGATAAGAACCGCAACGTGCTATGGGTATCGGACGAGTACGGTCCTTTCATCGTGAAGATCGATCCGGCCACCGGCGTCATTCTGAACAAGTACGCGCCGGGCACCGGCCTGCCGGAGATCTTCCTGAAACGTCGCGCCAATCGCGGCATGGAAGGTCTGGCGCTGGATACCACCAGCGACAAGCTGCACGGCTTCCTGCAAAGCCCGCTGAGCGATGGCAGCGCGCCATATTCCGTCACCGGCAAGAGCGAGCAGATCGAACGCTTTGCGCGCTTCACCCGCTGGACCGAGTTCGACCCGACCACCGGCAAGGCCGGCAAGATGTATGCCTACCCGCTGGATGGCGCCGATTATCAGGACGGCCGTACCGGCAACGCCAAGCTGGGCGATGTGGTCGCGCTGGGTAACGGCAAGTTCATCGTGATCGAACAGGGCGCCGCGCCTAGCGGCAAGGTGTTTAACAAGCTGATGCTGATCGAGATTGGTTCGGCCACCGACATTTCGGCCACCGCGTTCAACGCCGCCAGCTCCGACCTGGAGAAGAGCAGCATGGGCGGCGTGGCGGTCAACGGCGCCGACTGGAAAGCGGTCACCACGCTGAAGAAAACCTTGCTGCTGGACTTGAACGCCATCGGCTGGCTGGCCGAGAAAGCGGAAGGCTTGACCATCGTTGACGCCAACACCCTGGCGCTGGCCAATGACAATGACTTCGGCCTGAAGACCAAGGTGTTCGACGCCAACGGCAAGTCGGTCGACGACGCTGACGTCACCAAGTGCAATATCGACGCCAACGGTGTGATCATCACCAGCACTGCGGCCGGCTGCAATGCCGCCAATAGCATCCGCGTGGCGCGCGGTGCGGATTCGGAGCGTCCAAGCCGCCTGTGGCTGATCAAGTTCGGCAAGGCGCTGACCGCGTTCTGA
- a CDS encoding FxDxF family PEP-CTERM protein, with protein MPIALPKSSSAIQFLLLAASMGAASAADFTINSASSSAQTLNVGQTGNVTASGNLSVSGVSAIAVTIGGSNTTLNNLGTIKQTGTGRVIRDNVGAKNLVINNGSTLNSTALLQAADADVIQINKADATVVLNNYGSLISLNASAGGAQAVDFNAVTGANAVNNFSTGLLKTTDADAVRPGLNGVVNNSGKIRSNIVDQVNGSGSDGVDAQKNTGVQIFNLAGGWIEGGRHGITGEQADAATNFTISVTNSAGGEIRGLNGSGINLDGVNARQTATIVNNGLISGFGGTGDGDGIDADGIAHITNTGIIRSLNAVGTAGSLAFSEGISVGGGAIINSGTIEGLVSAGNISAVGRGITLAGIDIESGPLAGTRQGLYADATITNQSGGVIYGQSDSAIVTVGAASGHVVTIYNNAGASIIGGGSLNAAIKTVADNTVIVTGGIVNGSSSGKAIELGSGVNSVTITGGTISGSINGGNGVQNTLVFAPGAGNSFSYADAISNFSKVEVQSGDVRFSGVSSYSGATQLSGGILTLDGAQRLSADSALILNGGTLRLSNAGADGQTFASLTLSGDSSVLLGGSALTFGALGVVTDGKTLTFNEAGAGAYAFRLLGDYSADAGFLVLLGATHINGQGATYAFDGTYTKVLAAVPEPSTYAMLFAGLALVGAIARRRTKV; from the coding sequence ATGCCGATCGCACTGCCGAAATCATCTTCCGCCATTCAATTCCTGTTGCTGGCAGCGTCCATGGGCGCAGCCAGCGCAGCGGACTTCACCATCAATAGCGCCAGCTCTAGCGCGCAGACCCTGAATGTCGGCCAGACCGGCAATGTCACCGCCAGCGGCAACCTGAGCGTGAGCGGCGTCAGCGCCATCGCGGTGACCATTGGCGGTAGCAACACCACGCTGAACAACCTGGGCACCATCAAGCAAACCGGCACCGGCCGCGTGATCCGCGACAATGTCGGCGCGAAGAACCTGGTCATCAACAATGGCAGCACGCTCAACAGCACCGCGCTGCTGCAGGCCGCCGATGCCGATGTCATCCAGATCAACAAGGCCGACGCCACCGTGGTGCTGAACAACTACGGCTCCCTGATTTCGCTGAATGCCAGCGCAGGCGGCGCCCAGGCGGTGGACTTCAACGCCGTGACCGGCGCCAACGCCGTCAACAATTTCAGCACCGGACTGCTGAAAACCACCGATGCCGACGCCGTCCGTCCCGGCCTCAATGGCGTGGTGAATAACAGCGGCAAGATTCGCTCAAACATCGTCGACCAGGTCAATGGCAGCGGCAGCGACGGTGTCGATGCGCAAAAGAATACCGGCGTACAAATTTTCAATCTGGCCGGCGGCTGGATCGAAGGCGGCCGCCACGGCATCACCGGCGAGCAGGCCGATGCGGCGACCAACTTCACCATCAGCGTGACCAACAGCGCCGGCGGCGAGATTCGCGGCCTGAACGGCTCCGGCATCAACCTGGACGGCGTCAACGCCAGGCAGACTGCCACCATCGTCAACAACGGTCTGATCAGTGGCTTTGGCGGCACCGGCGACGGCGACGGCATCGATGCGGACGGTATCGCCCATATTACCAATACCGGCATCATCCGTTCGCTGAATGCGGTCGGCACTGCCGGCAGCCTGGCTTTCAGCGAGGGCATCAGCGTGGGCGGCGGCGCCATCATCAATTCCGGCACCATTGAAGGCCTGGTCAGCGCGGGCAATATCAGCGCCGTCGGACGCGGCATCACCCTGGCCGGCATCGACATCGAAAGCGGCCCGCTGGCCGGCACGCGCCAAGGCTTGTACGCCGATGCCACCATCACCAACCAGAGCGGCGGCGTGATCTACGGCCAGAGCGATTCGGCCATCGTTACCGTGGGCGCGGCCAGCGGCCATGTGGTGACCATCTACAACAACGCCGGCGCCAGCATCATCGGCGGCGGCAGCCTCAACGCGGCCATCAAGACTGTCGCCGACAATACGGTGATCGTGACCGGCGGCATCGTCAATGGTTCCAGCAGCGGCAAGGCGATCGAACTGGGTAGCGGCGTCAACAGCGTGACCATCACCGGCGGGACGATCAGCGGCAGCATCAACGGCGGCAACGGCGTCCAGAATACCTTGGTGTTTGCGCCCGGCGCAGGCAACAGCTTCAGCTACGCCGACGCGATCTCCAACTTCAGCAAGGTGGAAGTGCAGAGCGGCGACGTGCGCTTCTCCGGGGTGAGCAGCTACAGCGGCGCCACCCAACTGAGCGGCGGCATCCTGACGCTGGACGGCGCGCAACGCCTGTCCGCCGACAGCGCCCTGATTCTCAACGGTGGCACCCTGCGGCTGAGCAATGCCGGCGCCGATGGCCAGACCTTTGCCAGCCTGACGCTGAGCGGCGATTCGTCGGTGCTGCTGGGCGGCTCGGCGCTGACCTTTGGCGCGCTCGGCGTCGTGACTGATGGCAAAACGCTGACTTTCAACGAAGCTGGCGCCGGCGCCTACGCTTTCCGCCTGCTCGGCGACTATTCGGCCGACGCCGGCTTCCTGGTGTTGCTGGGCGCAACCCATATCAACGGCCAGGGCGCTACCTACGCTTTCGACGGCACCTACACCAAGGTGCTGGCCGCCGTGCCGGAGCCATCGACCTACGCCATGCTGTTCGCCGGCCTGGCGCTGGTCGGCGCAATCGCACGCCGCCGCACCAAGGTTTAG
- a CDS encoding phytanoyl-CoA dioxygenase family protein, which yields MEYAQLKPGRRFAPLRSLMYYSQRLVTRPSLRRMVVRALSAALRLRQGSGRELTAATPAEEAALFDLRRSGYAPLGKLLNSAQCDDIRAWLSDKLLIDRDHNRPGFTLAQRKEAVRVADYHLRDVISCPHILALANSPELLGLAARYMDCKPTISALGLRWSFPVTGDNSALQAFHRDSEDWRYLKVLVYLTDVDDGAGPHVYLHGSHLTRAPVRLRFYSDSEITGAHGADMLLTAVGKRGFCFAVDTAGIHKGTAPSLHPRLMLQIQYSLLPSYAYRYTPERYDGPLAFDPYVNRLLVRPGV from the coding sequence ATGGAATATGCGCAGCTGAAGCCCGGCCGCCGTTTTGCCCCGCTCCGTAGCCTGATGTATTACAGCCAGAGGCTGGTGACGCGCCCGTCGCTGCGCCGGATGGTGGTGCGCGCGCTGAGCGCCGCGCTGCGGTTGCGTCAGGGCTCGGGCCGGGAGCTGACCGCGGCCACGCCCGCCGAGGAGGCGGCCCTGTTCGATTTGCGCCGCAGCGGCTATGCGCCGCTCGGCAAGTTGCTGAATAGTGCGCAATGCGACGACATCCGCGCCTGGCTCAGCGATAAATTGCTGATCGACCGCGACCACAACCGTCCCGGCTTCACGCTGGCGCAGCGCAAGGAAGCGGTGCGCGTGGCCGATTACCATCTGCGCGACGTGATTTCCTGCCCGCACATTCTGGCGCTGGCCAACAGTCCCGAACTGCTGGGCCTGGCGGCGCGCTATATGGATTGCAAGCCGACCATATCCGCGCTGGGCCTGCGCTGGTCGTTCCCGGTGACGGGCGACAACAGCGCCTTGCAGGCCTTCCACCGCGACTCCGAAGATTGGCGCTATCTGAAAGTGCTGGTCTACCTGACCGACGTGGATGACGGCGCCGGGCCGCATGTGTATTTGCACGGCAGCCATCTGACGCGGGCGCCGGTGCGCCTGCGGTTTTATAGCGACAGCGAAATCACCGGCGCGCACGGCGCCGATATGCTGCTGACCGCCGTCGGCAAGCGCGGCTTCTGCTTTGCGGTGGACACGGCCGGCATCCACAAGGGCACAGCGCCCTCCTTGCATCCGCGTCTGATGTTGCAGATCCAGTATTCGCTGCTGCCCAGCTATGCCTATCGCTATACGCCGGAGCGCTATGACGGGCCGTTGGCGTTCGATCCCTACGTCAATCGGCTACTGGTTCGTCCGGGCGTTTAG
- a CDS encoding DHA2 family efflux MFS transporter permease subunit: protein MNADAAKRYLPWVVATTLFMEQLDSTVVNTAIPAMAASLQVTPLSLKAVVTSYILSLAVSIPISGWMADRFGTRRVFMTAIAIFTIASVLCGLAVNPPMLVAARLLQGFGAAMMMPVGRIAIIRTFPKHELLAAMNFVIIPALIGPLLGPTVGGLIVHWLTWRDIFFINVPVGLAAIFLAHRYMPDYHGDAPRPLDLIGFVLFGTGVALLSWLLEVFGEHKLDVTSASVLLLISIALLAAYVWHAKDAPFPLLRLSLFKIRTFRVSVLGGFVTRIGVGGLPFLLPLLYQLGLGLPAWQSGLLMMPSAAAAMGMKVISSRVLARFGYRQVLTVNTLLIGATISMFALVQQGTPLYVIVAISLCLGFFNSLQFSSMNSIAYADVDNSNSSMASTMASSMQQLSMSFGLAAGSLVTGWFLGDLPQSNRVALTSALHYAFITLAVLTVLSALTFRTLRRTDGETISQAKRPDEPVAD, encoded by the coding sequence ATGAATGCCGACGCCGCCAAACGCTACCTGCCATGGGTAGTCGCCACCACCCTGTTCATGGAACAGCTGGATTCCACCGTGGTCAACACCGCCATCCCTGCGATGGCGGCCAGCCTGCAGGTCACGCCACTGAGCCTGAAGGCGGTTGTCACCAGCTATATCCTCAGCCTCGCCGTTTCGATTCCGATCAGCGGCTGGATGGCCGACCGCTTCGGCACGCGCCGCGTGTTCATGACGGCCATCGCCATCTTCACCATCGCTTCCGTGTTGTGCGGGCTGGCGGTCAATCCGCCGATGCTGGTGGCGGCGCGGCTGCTGCAGGGATTCGGCGCGGCGATGATGATGCCGGTCGGGCGCATCGCCATCATCCGCACCTTCCCCAAACACGAACTGCTGGCGGCCATGAACTTCGTCATCATCCCGGCGCTGATCGGCCCGTTGCTCGGCCCCACCGTGGGTGGCCTGATCGTGCACTGGCTGACCTGGCGCGACATCTTCTTCATCAATGTGCCGGTGGGACTGGCGGCCATCTTCCTCGCCCACCGCTACATGCCGGACTACCACGGCGACGCGCCCCGGCCGCTGGACCTGATCGGCTTTGTGCTGTTCGGCACCGGCGTGGCGCTGCTCTCATGGCTGCTGGAGGTGTTCGGTGAACACAAGCTCGATGTGACCTCGGCCTCGGTGCTGCTGTTGATTTCGATAGCACTGCTGGCGGCGTATGTGTGGCACGCCAAGGACGCACCCTTCCCGCTGTTGCGGCTATCGCTGTTCAAGATCCGCACCTTCCGCGTGTCGGTGCTGGGCGGTTTCGTTACGCGCATCGGCGTCGGCGGCCTGCCCTTCTTGCTGCCGCTGCTGTACCAGCTAGGCCTCGGCCTGCCGGCCTGGCAATCGGGCCTGTTGATGATGCCGTCCGCCGCAGCGGCCATGGGCATGAAAGTGATATCGTCGCGGGTGCTGGCGCGCTTCGGCTACCGCCAGGTGCTGACCGTGAATACGCTGCTGATCGGCGCCACCATCAGCATGTTCGCGCTGGTGCAGCAAGGCACGCCGCTGTACGTGATCGTGGCAATCAGCCTGTGCCTGGGCTTTTTCAATTCGCTGCAGTTCTCCAGCATGAACAGCATCGCCTACGCGGACGTGGACAACAGCAATTCCAGCATGGCCAGCACCATGGCCAGCTCGATGCAGCAGTTGTCGATGAGTTTCGGCCTCGCCGCCGGCTCTCTGGTCACGGGCTGGTTCCTCGGCGATCTGCCGCAGTCGAACCGCGTGGCGCTGACCTCTGCGCTGCACTACGCCTTCATCACGCTGGCGGTACTGACCGTGCTGTCCGCGCTCACCTTCCGCACCTTGCGCCGGACCGACGGCGAAACCATCAGCCAGGCTAAACGCCCGGACGAACCAGTAGCCGATTGA
- a CDS encoding alkaline phosphatase D family protein: protein MEGRRTFIRRMAASTALLGVAGCTSTAGGMGDSATATTAGFRHGVASGDPLADRVILWTRVTPPQGSGDAGDIMVRWQMATDAAMRQVIAHGSVAASARQDYTVKVDPAGLLPGHVYYYQFAVDGEKSVVGRTKTLARGDARQVRLAVFSCSNYPAGYFNVYADAARQDGIDAALHIGDYLYEYDSTGYASGNAEALGRVSEPRGVLLHIEDYRRRYAQYRSDPDLQAVHAAMPFITVWDDHEIADDTWRDGSIDHKPGSDGPFALRKLAAVAAYHEWMPIRVPDMASPDKIYRSFDFGGIVALHMLDTRLIGRDQQLMLSSYYDERRQFDAEKYKQDVCSSRRQMLGREQMAWLEGQVSRSSARWQMLGQQVLMARMEFPTAVVMGECSSTAYSALKKRAAADPSCVTPKEQGWLSAPTLPCYLDSWDGYQADREQVFEMMQKHRKNLVVLAGDTHNAWASDLRDAQGRQAGVEFATASVSSPGMEGKYPDRDPEDVAGMMVDLIEPLYYAQTSKRGYMIVTASHEQVRCDWRFVDTVLKHEFTAATERSLRVLPGPGNRRIEECQGS, encoded by the coding sequence ATGGAAGGACGCCGCACCTTTATTCGTCGCATGGCCGCGTCGACCGCGCTGCTGGGCGTGGCCGGTTGCACCAGTACCGCTGGCGGCATGGGCGACAGCGCGACGGCGACGACGGCGGGCTTCCGCCACGGCGTGGCCAGCGGCGATCCTTTGGCTGACCGCGTGATCCTGTGGACGCGGGTGACGCCGCCGCAAGGAAGCGGCGACGCCGGCGACATCATGGTGCGCTGGCAGATGGCGACCGATGCGGCCATGCGGCAGGTGATCGCGCACGGCAGCGTGGCCGCCTCCGCGCGGCAGGACTACACCGTCAAGGTCGATCCCGCCGGGCTGCTGCCGGGGCATGTGTATTACTACCAGTTTGCGGTGGATGGCGAGAAATCGGTGGTCGGCCGCACCAAGACGCTGGCGCGCGGCGATGCCAGGCAAGTGCGGCTGGCGGTGTTCTCCTGTTCGAACTATCCGGCCGGGTACTTCAACGTCTACGCCGACGCCGCGCGCCAGGATGGCATCGACGCCGCGCTGCATATCGGCGACTACCTCTACGAATACGACAGCACCGGTTATGCCAGCGGCAATGCCGAGGCGCTGGGCCGCGTGTCGGAACCGCGCGGCGTGCTGCTGCATATTGAGGACTATCGCCGCCGCTATGCGCAGTACCGTTCCGATCCCGATCTGCAGGCCGTGCATGCGGCCATGCCCTTCATCACCGTGTGGGACGATCACGAAATCGCCGACGACACCTGGCGCGATGGTTCCATCGACCACAAGCCGGGCAGCGACGGCCCGTTCGCGCTGCGCAAGCTGGCGGCGGTGGCCGCATATCACGAGTGGATGCCGATCCGCGTGCCGGACATGGCGTCGCCGGACAAGATCTATCGCTCCTTCGATTTCGGCGGCATCGTTGCGCTGCACATGCTGGATACGCGCCTGATCGGCCGCGACCAGCAATTGATGCTGTCTTCCTATTACGACGAGCGTAGGCAGTTCGACGCGGAGAAGTACAAACAGGATGTGTGCTCGTCGCGCCGGCAGATGCTGGGCCGCGAGCAGATGGCTTGGCTGGAAGGGCAGGTAAGCCGCTCGAGCGCGCGCTGGCAGATGCTGGGCCAGCAGGTGCTCATGGCGCGCATGGAGTTTCCCACCGCCGTGGTGATGGGCGAATGCAGCAGCACCGCTTATTCCGCATTGAAGAAACGCGCCGCCGCCGATCCGTCCTGCGTTACGCCGAAAGAGCAGGGCTGGCTGTCGGCGCCGACCTTGCCGTGCTACCTGGACTCGTGGGACGGCTACCAGGCCGACCGCGAGCAGGTGTTCGAGATGATGCAGAAACACCGCAAGAACCTGGTGGTGTTGGCCGGCGATACGCATAACGCCTGGGCCAGCGATCTGCGCGATGCGCAGGGCCGGCAGGCCGGCGTCGAGTTTGCGACGGCGTCGGTGTCGTCGCCCGGCATGGAGGGCAAGTATCCAGACCGCGATCCGGAGGACGTGGCGGGCATGATGGTGGACTTGATCGAACCGCTGTACTACGCGCAGACCAGCAAGCGCGGATACATGATCGTCACCGCCAGCCACGAGCAGGTGCGCTGCGACTGGCGCTTTGTCGATACGGTGCTCAAGCACGAATTCACGGCGGCCACGGAACGCAGCCTGCGCGTGCTGCCGGGACCGGGCAACCGACGTATCGAGGAGTGCCAGGGAAGCTAG
- the bluB gene encoding 5,6-dimethylbenzimidazole synthase, with the protein MSRHAYPDAEIAGVYRAIRERRDVRHFKRGPLEPGQLERFLGAAHNGPSVGYMQPWRFVRISDAALRASIHQHVNEERIKTAEALGQRAEEFMRLKVEGILECAEVLVVGLVDQRDRYVFGRRTMPEMDLASAACALQNFWLAARAEGIGAGWVSMFDPQRLRDIVGMPEGSQPIAVLCVGQVHEFTTAPMLELEKWDQRRPFDEILFENRWDQPA; encoded by the coding sequence ATGAGCCGGCACGCCTACCCGGACGCCGAAATCGCCGGCGTCTACCGCGCTATCCGCGAACGCCGCGACGTGCGCCACTTCAAGCGCGGCCCGCTTGAACCGGGCCAGCTGGAACGCTTCCTCGGCGCCGCCCACAACGGTCCAAGTGTGGGCTACATGCAGCCTTGGCGCTTCGTGCGCATCAGCGACGCCGCGCTGCGCGCCAGCATCCACCAGCACGTGAACGAAGAACGCATCAAGACCGCCGAAGCGCTGGGCCAGCGCGCGGAGGAGTTCATGCGCCTCAAGGTGGAAGGCATACTGGAATGTGCGGAAGTGCTGGTGGTCGGCCTGGTCGATCAGCGCGATCGCTACGTCTTCGGCCGCCGCACCATGCCGGAGATGGACCTGGCCTCGGCCGCCTGCGCGCTGCAGAACTTCTGGCTGGCCGCGCGCGCGGAAGGGATAGGCGCAGGCTGGGTGTCGATGTTCGACCCTCAGCGGCTGCGCGACATCGTCGGCATGCCGGAAGGCAGCCAGCCTATCGCCGTGTTATGCGTGGGCCAGGTCCACGAGTTCACCACCGCGCCCATGCTGGAGCTGGAAAAGTGGGACCAGCGCCGCCCGTTCGATGAGATCCTGTTCGAAAACCGCTGGGACCAGCCGGCCTAG
- a CDS encoding cobyric acid synthase, with protein sequence MSFPYTTLMVQGTTSDAGKSTIVAALCRLLKRQGVRVVPFKPQNMALNSAVTADGGEIGRAQALQAIAAGVPPHTDMNPVLLKPSSDIGAQVIIHGKVRAEMNAKDYHQYKTIAMQAVLESHERLLNQYDCVVVEGAGSPAEINLRDRDIANMGFAEKVDCPVVLVADIDRGGVFAHIVGTLSCLSESERARTIGFVINRFRGDIKLLEPGLEWLEQQTGKPVLAVLPYLHGLFLDAEDAVQPVQASRGAFRVVVPSLPRMSNHTDFDALRAHPDVDLHFVRQGEPIPAADLIILPGSKNTRGDLEWLRAEGWPQQIARHLRYGGKVIGVCGGFQMLGQSVTDPLGMEGQAGASPALGLLDMCTEMSPDKRLMQVQGVCAFDPDQAPVIGYEIHMGVSTGGALAKPAFIIDGRPEGAMSADGQILGTYLHGLFDTPQAISALLRWAGLNSYNTVDTSALREASLDRIADATQPLLDALIALKQQQASA encoded by the coding sequence ATGTCATTCCCCTACACTACCCTCATGGTGCAAGGCACCACCTCGGACGCCGGCAAAAGCACCATCGTTGCCGCCCTGTGCCGCCTGCTCAAACGGCAGGGCGTGCGCGTGGTCCCGTTCAAGCCGCAGAACATGGCGCTCAACAGCGCCGTCACCGCCGACGGCGGCGAGATCGGCCGCGCCCAGGCGCTGCAGGCCATCGCCGCCGGCGTGCCGCCGCATACCGATATGAACCCGGTCCTGCTCAAGCCATCGAGCGACATCGGCGCGCAAGTCATCATTCACGGCAAGGTGCGCGCCGAGATGAATGCGAAGGACTACCACCAGTACAAGACCATCGCCATGCAAGCGGTGCTGGAATCGCATGAACGGCTGCTGAACCAGTACGACTGCGTGGTGGTGGAAGGTGCCGGCAGCCCGGCCGAAATCAACCTGCGCGACCGCGACATCGCCAACATGGGCTTCGCCGAAAAAGTCGATTGCCCGGTGGTGCTGGTGGCGGACATCGACCGTGGCGGCGTGTTCGCCCACATCGTCGGCACGCTGTCATGCCTGTCGGAGAGCGAGCGCGCACGCACCATCGGCTTCGTCATCAATCGCTTCCGGGGCGACATCAAGCTGCTGGAACCGGGCCTGGAATGGCTGGAACAGCAGACCGGCAAGCCGGTGCTGGCGGTGCTGCCCTACCTGCACGGCCTGTTCCTCGACGCCGAGGACGCGGTGCAGCCGGTGCAAGCCTCGCGCGGCGCCTTCCGCGTGGTGGTTCCCAGCCTGCCGCGCATGAGCAACCACACCGACTTCGACGCGCTGCGCGCGCATCCCGACGTCGATCTGCACTTCGTGCGCCAGGGCGAGCCGATACCTGCGGCCGACCTGATCATCCTCCCCGGCAGCAAGAATACGCGCGGCGACCTGGAATGGCTGCGCGCCGAAGGCTGGCCGCAACAGATCGCGCGCCACCTGCGCTACGGCGGCAAGGTAATCGGCGTATGCGGCGGCTTCCAGATGCTGGGCCAAAGCGTGACCGACCCGCTGGGCATGGAAGGCCAGGCCGGCGCATCGCCAGCCCTCGGCCTGCTCGATATGTGCACCGAAATGAGCCCGGACAAGCGCCTGATGCAAGTGCAGGGCGTTTGCGCCTTCGATCCCGACCAGGCGCCGGTGATCGGCTACGAAATTCACATGGGCGTATCCACCGGCGGCGCGCTCGCCAAGCCGGCCTTCATCATCGACGGCCGTCCCGAAGGCGCCATGTCGGCGGACGGCCAGATCCTCGGCACCTACCTGCATGGCCTGTTCGATACGCCGCAAGCCATCAGCGCCCTGCTGCGCTGGGCCGGCCTGAATTCGTACAATACGGTCGACACCTCCGCCCTGCGCGAAGCCAGCCTGGATCGCATCGCCGACGCCACCCAGCCGCTGCTGGACGCGCTGATCGCACTCAAGCAGCAACAAGCATCAGCATGA